A single region of the Streptomyces sp. NBC_01803 genome encodes:
- a CDS encoding ATP/GTP-binding protein, protein MTRRDLRTLFRSNSPDLSAEEVFSDREDEWEAIARSVTACVAGMSDPGFDVEDFEEPRRNVLMFYGVGGIGKTSLSHNAAEKLAGGEGGPNHWPPLLDLPARLLPVRIDLSRQAGTDFETLMLALRLTVARLGRPMPAFDLALRRWWEANHPGQTLDEYLHGSRFLGRLSDSMSLSAQMESALADLAQAFLLPGTVGNVVGRGLRTIVRALREHRQQVRALARCRRLPDLLEAEPDLETLSYYAHLLAWDLAQLPAEQAALPVVLLDTFEDVGSRAHRELERLIQRVVWLMPNALFVITGRNRLQWDEGRLEGQLDWTGPRAWPFLVPGATQDPRQHRVGYLSAQDCDEYLCRRLTQDGEPLMGHSTRQQVISHSRGLPLYLDLAVMRFLDLYQQRDRHPSPEEFNLDFPALVARTFRDLSSEERQLLRGVSLLDSFSVELATAVAGYDRDTPALHLVERPFIDQDPSAPWPYHLHDLLRDAIRDTDADSEDRWSAADWRRAAQRAFDALGRELARAEPCGDRKVLMACLRQGLRLARDFRLDPDWLTAAAFSYIEDSVWEPIDLDFNPTRIGSPPEALAVVLHTVASRQHVHRQRTAEVLETVIESGLLPAAADELARYHLAECARDLGHLDASAAGMRHVVQANARLAGRAARGLAHLSRRLGRFPDVLDAANRLGPDGRKQRVLGDLWWTQGDIAASCAAYAAGRDEAEEQRLYGEAALSQACLAFAAAFQDRQRAQEQIDRARSMLGQADIRWATVQVSIAELLRDAGNDGDVQDRAEAVVREAEVGGLSSSIAYARFALCFHAVITGEVSLIATARSQLQRCVRGAEFAYLLELSYFMTGSEPPHHLHRAQWIDGRERTADRWSGLVIGRRRHITPTR, encoded by the coding sequence ATGACGCGGCGCGATCTGCGCACGCTGTTCCGTTCCAACAGTCCCGATCTGTCGGCCGAGGAAGTGTTCTCCGACAGAGAGGACGAGTGGGAGGCCATCGCCCGTAGCGTAACGGCCTGTGTGGCGGGGATGAGCGACCCGGGATTCGACGTCGAGGACTTCGAGGAGCCGCGCCGTAACGTTCTGATGTTCTACGGTGTCGGTGGCATCGGCAAGACAAGCCTGTCGCACAACGCCGCGGAGAAGCTTGCGGGAGGCGAGGGGGGACCGAATCACTGGCCGCCGCTTCTCGATCTCCCCGCGCGCCTGTTGCCGGTACGGATCGACCTGTCCCGACAGGCCGGAACGGACTTCGAGACGCTGATGCTCGCGTTGCGGTTGACCGTCGCACGACTGGGACGGCCGATGCCGGCGTTCGACTTGGCCCTGCGCCGTTGGTGGGAGGCGAACCATCCCGGCCAGACGCTCGATGAGTATCTGCACGGAAGCAGGTTCCTCGGGCGTCTGTCGGACTCGATGAGCCTGTCGGCGCAGATGGAGTCCGCCCTCGCCGACCTCGCGCAGGCGTTTCTGCTGCCCGGGACGGTCGGCAACGTTGTGGGCCGGGGGCTGCGGACCATTGTGCGGGCGCTTCGAGAACACCGTCAGCAAGTACGCGCGCTGGCGCGATGCCGCAGACTGCCGGACCTGCTGGAGGCCGAGCCGGACCTGGAGACGCTCAGCTATTACGCTCACCTGCTCGCTTGGGACCTCGCCCAATTACCGGCTGAACAGGCCGCGCTGCCCGTCGTGTTACTGGATACGTTCGAGGACGTGGGCAGCCGCGCCCATCGAGAGTTGGAACGTCTGATTCAGCGGGTTGTCTGGCTGATGCCCAACGCCCTGTTCGTGATCACCGGACGGAACCGACTGCAGTGGGACGAGGGGCGTCTGGAGGGACAACTGGACTGGACAGGGCCACGTGCCTGGCCGTTCCTGGTGCCCGGGGCGACACAGGATCCTCGGCAGCACCGGGTCGGCTATCTGTCGGCCCAGGACTGCGATGAATATCTGTGCCGTCGGCTGACGCAGGACGGAGAGCCTCTGATGGGCCACTCGACCAGGCAACAGGTGATCTCGCATTCCAGGGGCTTGCCGCTGTACCTGGATCTGGCCGTCATGCGCTTCCTTGATCTGTACCAGCAGCGGGATCGGCACCCGAGCCCCGAGGAGTTCAACCTCGACTTTCCGGCACTGGTCGCCCGTACCTTCCGCGATCTGTCCTCTGAGGAACGCCAGTTGCTGCGGGGAGTGAGCCTGCTGGACTCGTTCTCCGTGGAACTCGCGACGGCAGTCGCCGGCTACGACCGGGACACTCCCGCACTGCACTTGGTCGAGCGCCCTTTCATCGACCAGGACCCCTCCGCTCCGTGGCCATATCATCTGCATGATCTCCTGCGGGATGCGATCCGTGACACCGATGCCGACAGTGAGGACCGCTGGAGTGCGGCTGACTGGAGGCGCGCAGCGCAGCGCGCGTTTGACGCACTGGGCCGGGAGTTGGCTCGGGCCGAGCCGTGCGGCGATCGCAAGGTGCTCATGGCCTGCCTACGTCAAGGCTTACGGTTGGCCCGGGACTTCCGGTTGGACCCGGACTGGCTGACGGCCGCCGCCTTCTCCTATATCGAGGACTCCGTATGGGAACCGATCGATCTGGACTTCAACCCGACACGGATCGGTAGTCCCCCCGAAGCCCTGGCCGTCGTCCTGCACACCGTTGCCAGCCGTCAACATGTCCACCGGCAGCGAACCGCCGAGGTTCTGGAGACAGTTATCGAGTCGGGCCTGCTTCCCGCGGCTGCGGACGAGCTCGCCAGGTATCACCTGGCGGAGTGCGCTCGCGATCTCGGGCACTTGGACGCATCGGCCGCCGGGATGCGGCATGTCGTCCAAGCCAACGCCCGGCTGGCCGGGCGGGCCGCCCGTGGGCTGGCTCATCTCAGCCGACGCCTCGGCCGGTTTCCCGACGTACTGGACGCCGCCAACCGCCTGGGTCCCGATGGGAGAAAACAGAGAGTATTGGGCGACCTGTGGTGGACTCAGGGCGACATCGCCGCCTCCTGCGCCGCCTATGCCGCAGGCCGTGACGAGGCCGAGGAGCAGCGGCTCTATGGTGAAGCGGCCCTTAGCCAGGCATGCCTGGCATTCGCCGCTGCCTTCCAGGATCGGCAACGAGCTCAGGAGCAGATCGACAGAGCGCGGTCGATGCTCGGTCAAGCAGACATCCGCTGGGCAACCGTGCAGGTGAGCATCGCGGAGCTGCTGCGTGACGCCGGGAATGATGGTGACGTGCAGGACCGCGCGGAGGCGGTGGTGAGAGAGGCCGAGGTCGGCGGTTTATCGTCATCCATCGCGTATGCCCGGTTCGCCCTCTGCTTTCACGCGGTAATCACTGGAGAGGTGTCCCTGATCGCGACAGCGCGTTCCCAGTTGCAGCGATGCGTACGCGGCGCGGAGTTCGCCTACCTACTCGAGCTGTCCTACTTCATGACGGGGTCGGAGCCCCCCCATCACCTGCATCGGGCCCAGTGGATCGATGGCCGGGAACGAACCGCTGACCGATGGTCAGGACTTGTCATCGGACGCCGTCGGCATATCACTCCGACGCGGTGA